CCGCTGCGGAACGGCGATCCGCCGCGTCGTGCAGGGCGGGCGTTCCACCTATTTCTGTCCCGGATGCCAGCGTCGTTGACGTGGTTCAGTCCATCGCCTCGACGATCGCGCCCTTGATGTAGCCGGTTTCCGGGATGGTGAGGATCTCCGGGTGGTCGAGCGGCTGCCCCACTACCTCGCGCAGTGCGAGCCGACGACCCGAGTCAGCCGCCGCGGCTTCGAGCATCTCCAGGAAGCGTGGCTTGGTCAGGTGGAAGCTGCAGCTCGCGGTGAATAGCGCCCCGCCCGGCGCGAGCAGGCGCATGGCGCGCAGGTTCACTTCCTTGTATCCCCGGATGCCGGCCGCCAACGCGGCTTTGGTCTTGGCGAATGCCGGCGGGTCGAGCACGATCGTGTCGAATCGCTGGTGCCCGCGCTCGGCCGTCCTCAGATAATCGAACGCATTGGCTTCGAGAAACTCGATGTTCGTGAATCCGTTCAGCGCCGCGTTCTGGCGAGCCCGGGTGAGCGCGGCGGCCGAGCTGTCGAGGGCGAGCACACGCTCCGCCCTCCCGGCGAGGTGGAGCGCGAACGAGCCGTGGTAGCTGAAGCAGTCGAGCGCGCGGCCCCGTGCCAGGGCACCGATGGAGGCCCGGTTTTCACGTTGATCGAGGAACGCCCCGGTCTTCTGGCCGTCCCACGGCGCGGCCAGGTACCGTACGTGGTTCTCCCTGACCTCGATCTCTCGCGGCACGTCGCCGTAGAGCAGTTCCACGGCGCGCGGCAG
The window above is part of the Gemmatimonadaceae bacterium genome. Proteins encoded here:
- a CDS encoding class I SAM-dependent rRNA methyltransferase → MASEFAVVSPKGVRRWDRGHPWIYRSDVVARPDAPAGVLAVRDQRGKPLGWALWSPRSEISLRLLSRDPEAPIDAGWWRKRIGAAIERRGPLRDSANAYRLIHAEGDGLPSLVCDRYDRWLVVQFMSAGLESARADVIEALRVVVAPDGILARNDASLRDKEGLPRAVELLYGDVPREIEVRENHVRYLAAPWDGQKTGAFLDQRENRASIGALARGRALDCFSYHGSFALHLAGRAERVLALDSSAAALTRARQNAALNGFTNIEFLEANAFDYLRTAERGHQRFDTIVLDPPAFAKTKAALAAGIRGYKEVNLRAMRLLAPGGALFTASCSFHLTKPRFLEMLEAAAADSGRRLALREVVGQPLDHPEILTIPETGYIKGAIVEAMD